The Carassius carassius chromosome 16, fCarCar2.1, whole genome shotgun sequence genome window below encodes:
- the LOC132159685 gene encoding uncharacterized protein LOC132159685 produces MRTVQLLLFCLLVCQTTASLTDKLVNLGENVTLDCEIDVTDIYWVFQKLTDSPLLILRTFTSEYASSYVQDQRLKDKYSSLTQSRLFIINITIHELGIYYCAKPATPKLQISNGTRLYINESAQDQNQTESAQDQNEPEEKYQKQPCEETLEMHMILSVTSILLNFVLIIATIGLLMLKLKKPRKSQQQAQNVQPEQIEDLNNAQYSEIKLPTCSRRENPIQINGTYALLQNPKPRSGSTHAEIITS; encoded by the exons ATGAGGACGGTGCAACTTTTACTCTTCT GTCTGCTGGTGTGTCAAACTACAGCGAGTTTAACTGATAAACTTGTGAATTTAGGGGAAAACGTGACTTTAGACTGTGAGATTGATGTAACAGACATTTATTGGGTTTTCCAGAAACTGACAGACTCTCCGCTGCTGATACTGCGAACTTTCACATCAGAATATGCATCATCTTATGTACAAGACCAAAGACTGAAAGACAAATATTCATCACTAACTCAAAgccgtttatttattattaatataactatTCATGAATTAGGAATATATTATTGTGCAAAACCTGCTACACCAAAACTACAGATCAGCAATGGCACCAGACTTTACATCAATG AATCTGCCCAAGATCAAAATCAAACTGAATCTGCCCAAGATCAAAATGAACCAGAAGAGAAATATCAGAAACAGCCATGTGAGGAAACATTGGAGATGCACATGATTTTGTCTGTTACATCCATCCTGCTGAATTTTGTGCTGATCATTGCAACAATAG GTTTGTTAATGCTCAAACTTAAGAAGCCTAGAAAAAGTCAACAACAAGCCCAGAATGTGCAACCAGAGCAGATCGAGGACTTAAACAATGCACAG TATTCTGAAATCAAGTTACCCACATGTTCCCGAAGAGAAAATCCCATTCAGATAAACGGCACTTATGCACTTCTTCAGAACCCAAAGCCACGTTCTGGATCAACACATGCAGAAATCATCACATCGTGA